One region of Oryzias latipes chromosome 6, ASM223467v1 genomic DNA includes:
- the LOC105354194 gene encoding uncharacterized protein LOC105354194 isoform X1, translating into MECVGQLRPPQACNLLGVPDFNILDVDEDEGDFIAIRPKCSPLPRRKSSITDEDLEPDVPLCGSRRVSFADAKGLSLVEVKEFDTWEVSKLPGQDASGATAIDGEEYYLSPLTFSLTLSSEEVFAKVLEQKIELETIDFLPGTTILKGVIRVLNISYSKAVFIRTTLDQWATHFDLLAEYIPGSSDGVTDCFSFRLTVVPWFREQGARVEFCLRYETPEGTFWANNNARNYVLLCHRRIREDANTQQKENLNVKSCLKNISLSTVENVSSKQPPLQDMMTSENSSLKLERRKTSNKSDGQAGPSAEEKQKLLMEDRQNRTQRRHRTAERMDRVRNYFAQRDADDTDRHETPLETKQASQEGNSVSEGSEFVFEASEKLCEPVLNGEQGFAANKEVELSKLPSAGGERVEDTPKSHVDPLNDPAHLTEKQILKESVTERSCQDQDNTITESRESFTFTTVVAPLYQQVFGRLDADVPSAAGVGKQTKARMDPSERRQTECKQTVDGGKLDWEDAVQSPAQSEQRWTKTRQSPQPHSADLVDGLDGVNGSLDTDLLSSQTKIRDKDSDGLQGEAQEDDLTHDRFKAIDGALPAERACLHVAVNAADRNAKIETRADPKSLQRESGRSGDDADQQSSCDLVEVTQNDDLAEIEKNKNKSSTKEDLVEEENDSNSENSDLVVIEISSNSLVSKPETDFKNVNTIETETFSPLEDETKHSAVINILYEVAESMENKKSINMDAFEETLEENEQNGMTDSSKQDGDFYLAEINVVKNWEMMVEEEENNTSTNDKDNELIGLNAEECRGIQTNKIDKVEEKRMAAEMKAQKENNAAALERQRVKKQGATGVEKCNDSERVQVVIKEHFFGEKSAEEKDFKAMAACQGEEETKEAKTEQNCEFEGVLEWEGEEKLKNINNDKQNSNCTPESLAESCGEKEKVQADMCADNRNFKGPGLTRDEEEEVVSVPGSNKDDREDKRTDDCTQADYILHNKDGSQCVKEVIGRHLSEEMPTLSYERNSDLTSQNSSSAESDSDDEVELYMFRLRAVGTTAQAGKDKVKEAGFPASKRASASRARPPSPVLPPICESVDEEHHNSDTQENPYAAGPSQDHCQNVLWCISWSNVSKSLLYVTLLVVFLAVANQYDFLACFGLYLISVVWLWCQGEKQAVQNNKKAAQDQQNCHILAEANF; encoded by the exons ATGGAGTGTGTGGGACAACTAAGACCTCCTCAGGCCTGCAACCTCCTAGGAGTCCCTGACTTCAATATCTTGGACGTGGATGAAGATGAGGGGGACTTCATTGCCATCAGGCCCAAATGCTCTCCTCTGCCTCGAAGAAAGAGCTCCATCACGGATGAAGACTTGGAGCCTGATGTTCCCCTGTGCGGTTCCAGGAGAGTCTCCTTTGCTGACGCCAAAGGCCTCAGCCTGGTGGAGGTGAAGGAGTTTGATACATGGGAGGTGTCCAAACTGCCAGGACAAGATGCTTCTGGAGCCACAGCCATAGATGGAGAGGAATACTACCTCTCACCTTTAACTTTTTCCCTCACGTTGTCATCTGAAGAGGTGTTTGCCAAAGTGCTCGAGCAGAAAATAGAGCTGGAAACAATCGATTTTCTTCCTGGGACCACAATCTTGAAAGGTGTGATCCGTGTCCTCAACATCTCCTACAGTAAGGCGGTTTTCATCAGAACAACTTTGGACCAATGGGCCACCCACTTTGACCTTTTGGCAGAGTACATCCCCGGCTCCAGCGATGGTGTGACGGACTGCTTCTCCTTTAGGCTCACCGTAGTGCCTTGGTTCAGGGAACAGGGAGCCAGAGTAGAGTTTTGCCTGCGATATGAAACTCCTGAGGGAACATTCTGGGCTAACAATAATGCCAGAAACTACGTACTGCTCTGTCACAGAAGGATCAGAGAGGATGCAAACACGCAGCAGAAAGAAAATTTGAATGTGAAAAGCTGCTTGAAGAACATCAG TCTCTCCACGGTGGAAAACGTTTCATCAAAGCAACCTCCATTGCAGGACATGATGACATCag AAAACTCTTCCCTTAAACTGGAAAGAAGGAAAACTAGCAACAAATCTGACGGCCAAGCGGGTCCATCAGCAGaagagaaacagaaattacTG atggaggACAGACAAAACAGAACCCAACGGAGGCACAGGACGGCTGAACGAATGGACAGGGTGAGGAACTACTTTGCTCAAAGGGATGCTGATGACACTGATAGACATGAAACACCTTTAGAAACAAAGCAGGCATCTCAAGAAGGAAACTCAGTCTCTGAGGGCTCAGAGTTTGTCTTTGAAGCTTCTGAAAAACTGTGTGAACCTGTTCTTAACGGAGAACAAGGCTTTGCAGCTAACAAGGAGGTTGAGTTGTCCAAACTCCCATCAGCAGGAGGGGAGAGGGTTGAAGACACACCAAAGAGCCATGTGGATCCACTCAATGATCCTGCTCATCTTACAGAGAAGCAAATCCTCAAGGAGTCTGTCACTGAAAGAAGCTGTCAGGATCAAGACAATACAATAACTGAGAGCAGAGAAAGCTTCACGTTCACAACCGTGGTGGCTCCTCTGTATCAGCAGGTGTTTGGCAGGTTAGATGCTGACGTTCCTAGTGCAGCTGGTGtgggaaaacaaaccaaagcaaGAATGGATCCCTCTGAGAGGAGACAGACTGAATGCAAACAAACCGTAGACGGTGGAAAATTGGATTGGGAAGATGCAGTGCAGAGTCCAGCCCAGTCAGAACAGAGATGGACAAAGACCCGTCAGAGTCCACAGCCCCATTCAGCAGACTTGGTAGACGGTCTTGACGGAGTAAACGGTTCTTTAGACACAGACTTGTTGAGTTCCCAGACAAAGATAAGGGATAAAGATAGTGACGGTCTCCAGGGAGAGGCGCAAGAAGATGATCTTACCCATGACCGCTTCAAAGCCATTGATGGAGCTCTGCCAGCAGAGCGAGCTTGTTTGCACGTTGCAGTCAATGCtgctgacagaaatgcaaagatTGAAACACGAGCTGATCCGAAATCCCTTCAAAGGGAGTCGGGACGCTCTGGTGACGATGCAGACCAACAGAGCAGCTGTGACTTGGTTGAGGTGACGCAGAACGATGACTTAGCAGaaatagagaaaaataaaaacaaatcttcaaCAAAGGAAGACTtggtagaagaagaaaatgactcCAATTCTGAAAACTCTGATTTAGTCGTCATTGAAATCAGTTCAAATAGTCTCGTTTCAAAGCCAGAAAccgattttaaaaatgtcaacacaaTAGAAACTGAGACGTTCAGTCCACTTGAAGATGAAACCAAACACTCTGCAGTAATAAATATCCTTTATGAAGTAGCAGAGtccatggaaaataaaaaatccataaaCATGGATGCATTTGAAGAAACTCtggaagaaaatgaacaaaatgggATGACAGATTCCTCAAAACAAGATGGAGATTTCTATTTAGCAGAAATTAATGTGGTGAAAAACTGGGAAATGATGGTtgaggaggaggaaaataaCACATCAACGAATGACAAAGACAATGAGCTAATAGGTTTAAATGCAGAGGAATGCAGaggaattcagacaaataaaatagataaagtAGAGGAAAAACGGATGGCtgcagaaatgaaagcacagaaGGAGAATAATGCAGCTGCTTTGGAACGCCAAAGGGTCAAAAAACAGGGGGCAACAGGGGTCGAAAAATGCAATGACTCAGAGAGAGTTCAGGTTgtaataaaagaacattttttcggggaaaaaagtgcagaagaaaaagattttaaggCAATGGCGGCttgccaaggtgaggaggaaacaaaggaagcaaaaacagaacaaaactgcGAGTTTGAGGGAGTTTTGGAGTGGGAGGGTGaggaaaagttgaaaaacattaacaatgacaAGCAGAATTCAAATTGTACACCAGAGAGTTTGGCTGAAAGTTGTGGAGAAAAAGAGAAGGTGCAGGCAGACATGTGTGCGGACAACAGAAATTTTAAGGGCCCAGGTCTTACAcgagacgaggaggaagaggttGTATCTGTTCCAGGTAGTAATAAAGATGACAGAGAAGATAAGAGGACAGATGATTGCACTCAAGCTGACTACATTCTACACAATAAAGATGGTTCTCAGTGTGTTAAAGAAGTCATAGGGAGGCATCTGAGTGAAGAAATGCCCACTTTATCATATGAACGCAACAGTGACCTAACAAGTCAGAACAGCAGCTCAGCAGAGTCCGACTCAGACGACGAGGTGGAGTTGTACATGTTTCGTCTGAGGGCTGTGGGAACAACAGCACAGGCAGGTAAAGACAAAGTCAAAGAAGCAGGATTCCCGGCTAGCAAAAGAGCCTCTGCAAGCAGGGCCAGACCCCCATCCCCAGTCTTACCCCCCATCTGCGAATCTGTGGATGAAGAGCACCACAACAGTGACACTCAGGAGAATCCGTATGCAGCGGGTCCATCACAAGACCACTGCCAAAATGTTTTATGGTGCATATCCTGGAGCAATGTTTCAAAATCACTGTTATACGTCACTTTGCTGGTGGTGTTCCTGGCTGTGGCAAACCAATATGATTTCCTGGCCTGTTTTGGACTCTATTTGATATCTGTGGTTTGGCTGTGGTGTCAAGGGGAGAAACAAGCAgttcaaaacaacaagaaagcAGCTCAAGACCAACAAAACTGCCACATTTTAGCTGAAGCAAATTTTTAA
- the LOC101164476 gene encoding forkhead box protein P2-like produces the protein MHNIFLVVFTQGCLKSFFFSFSFLKQFLDVLWNFILILHPDMSLLILQLPADQQVFQQLLQQQQQQLQTQRLAAPNPPAGCLSAAEMQQIWRDLTFGITEEKNTTKENQDSAAQTMSAKDLWRLTGDQPLSSGAAERTTSGDEAAALFINGVCNWPGCESVCGNVNQFIKHMSSEHALDDRSTAQCRVQMQVVQQLQLQLSKERLRLQAMMAHLHLPSLKAQFSETAVELCGPQESPQPLGPVGARAKTSKEETQTLRGSAGAIRRPHHPLIFSLSSENEYELYGSADIRPPFTYATLIRQAIMDSSDMQLTLNEIYNWFTRTFAYFRRNAATWKNAVRHNLSLHKCFVRVENTKGAVWTVDEAEYQKRRLQRITGSASLMKTVSSKSTFGKDLHPSLQASMEQASLPRFRKLSLSGTSKRHLQEQRAAHDSSLRKQNQQDLFNEEDELNDQECLLTVVKSISQQDSAKGNDDKQL, from the exons atgcacaacatttttttggttgTCTTTACACAAGGCTGTTTGAAgtcctttttcttctccttctctttcctgaaacagtttttggatgttttgtggaactttattctcattttgCATCCCGACATGTCACTCCTGATCCTGCAGCTGCCTGCAGATCAGCAGGTCTTCCAGCAgcttcttcagcagcagcagcagcagctgcagactcAGAGGCTGGCCGCTCCAAACCCACCTGCAG GCTGCCTCAGTGCTGCAGAGATGCAGCAGATATGGAGAGATCTCACATTTGGAATAACTGaagagaaaaacaccacaaaggAAAATCAGGACTCTGCAGCTCAGACAATGTCAGCAAAAGACTTGTGGAGACTGACTGGAGACCAGCCCCTGTCGTCAGGCGCGGCAGAACG CACCACTTCAGGTGATGAAGCAGCTGCACTCTTCATTAATGGTGTGTGTAACTGGCCCGGCTGCGAGTCTGTCTGTGGAAACGTCAATCAGTTCATCAA GCACATGAGCAGTGAGCACGCGCTGGACGACAGGAGCACAGCTCAGTGCAGAGTCCAGATGCAGGTGgttcagcagctccagcttCAG CTTTCCAAAGAACGGCTACGTCTCCAAGCGATGATGGCTCACCTTCATCTGCCATCTTTAAAAGCACAGTTCTCTGAAACGGCTGTGGAGCTTTGTGGACCACAG GAGTCCCCACAACCTCTGGGTCCTGTCGGCGCTCGAGCCAAGACGAGCAAAGAAGAAACGCAGACTCTCAGAGGAAGTGCCGGGGCCATCAGACGTCCTCATCACCCGCTGATCTTCTCTTTGTCTTCAG AAAATGAATACGAGCTTTACGGGAGCGCAGACATCAGGCCGCCGTTCACGTACGCAACTCTGATTCGACAG GCTATCATGGATTCATCCGACATGCAGTTAACCCTCAACGAGATTTACAACTGGTTCACAAGGACATTCGCCTACTTCAGAAGAAACGCTGCCACCTGGAAG AACGCGGTCCGCCACAACCTAAGCCTTCACAAGTGCTTCGTACGAGTGGAGAACACGAAGGGAGCCGTGTGGACGGTCGATGAGGCGGAGTACCAGAAGAGGAGGCTGCAGAGGATCACAGG AAGTGCATCACTGATGAAAACCGTCTCCTCCAAATCAACCTTTGGGAAAGATTTGCACCCCAGCTTACAG GCTTCGATGGAACAGGCGTCGCTGCCCAGATTCAGGAAGCTGAGTCTGAGCGGCACCTCGAAGCGCCACTTACAGGAGCAGAGAGCTGCACATGACAGCAGCCTCAGGAAGCAAAACCAGCA GGATTTATTCAATGAAGAAGATGAGCTGAACGACCAAGAATGTCTGTTGACGGTGGTAAAATCCATCAGCCAGCAGGACAGCGCAAAAGGAAACGATGACAAGCAACTGTGA
- the LOC105354194 gene encoding protein phosphatase 1 regulatory subunit 3A isoform X2, whose amino-acid sequence MECVGQLRPPQACNLLGVPDFNILDVDEDEGDFIAIRPKCSPLPRRKSSITDEDLEPDVPLCGSRRVSFADAKGLSLVEVKEFDTWEVSKLPGQDASGATAIDGEEYYLSPLTFSLTLSSEEVFAKVLEQKIELETIDFLPGTTILKGVIRVLNISYSKAVFIRTTLDQWATHFDLLAEYIPGSSDGVTDCFSFRLTVVPWFREQGARVEFCLRYETPEGTFWANNNARNYVLLCHRRIREDANTQQKENLNVKSCLKNISLSTVENVSSKQPPLQDMMTSENSSLKLERRKTSNKSDGQAGPSAEEKQKLLMEDRQNRTQRRHRTAERMDRGYVFTPERT is encoded by the exons ATGGAGTGTGTGGGACAACTAAGACCTCCTCAGGCCTGCAACCTCCTAGGAGTCCCTGACTTCAATATCTTGGACGTGGATGAAGATGAGGGGGACTTCATTGCCATCAGGCCCAAATGCTCTCCTCTGCCTCGAAGAAAGAGCTCCATCACGGATGAAGACTTGGAGCCTGATGTTCCCCTGTGCGGTTCCAGGAGAGTCTCCTTTGCTGACGCCAAAGGCCTCAGCCTGGTGGAGGTGAAGGAGTTTGATACATGGGAGGTGTCCAAACTGCCAGGACAAGATGCTTCTGGAGCCACAGCCATAGATGGAGAGGAATACTACCTCTCACCTTTAACTTTTTCCCTCACGTTGTCATCTGAAGAGGTGTTTGCCAAAGTGCTCGAGCAGAAAATAGAGCTGGAAACAATCGATTTTCTTCCTGGGACCACAATCTTGAAAGGTGTGATCCGTGTCCTCAACATCTCCTACAGTAAGGCGGTTTTCATCAGAACAACTTTGGACCAATGGGCCACCCACTTTGACCTTTTGGCAGAGTACATCCCCGGCTCCAGCGATGGTGTGACGGACTGCTTCTCCTTTAGGCTCACCGTAGTGCCTTGGTTCAGGGAACAGGGAGCCAGAGTAGAGTTTTGCCTGCGATATGAAACTCCTGAGGGAACATTCTGGGCTAACAATAATGCCAGAAACTACGTACTGCTCTGTCACAGAAGGATCAGAGAGGATGCAAACACGCAGCAGAAAGAAAATTTGAATGTGAAAAGCTGCTTGAAGAACATCAG TCTCTCCACGGTGGAAAACGTTTCATCAAAGCAACCTCCATTGCAGGACATGATGACATCag AAAACTCTTCCCTTAAACTGGAAAGAAGGAAAACTAGCAACAAATCTGACGGCCAAGCGGGTCCATCAGCAGaagagaaacagaaattacTG atggaggACAGACAAAACAGAACCCAACGGAGGCACAGGACGGCTGAACGAATGGACAGG GGATATGTGTTTACACCAGAAAGAACATGA